The sequence tggaaacaacttttctacttctatcttatctatccctttcaaaatgttgtatgtttctataagatcccttctctttcttctgaattccagagagtatagtcccaggtgactcaatctctcctcataaattaatcccttcatctctggaatcaaactggtgaacctcctctgcactgcctccaaatccagtatatccttcctcaagtatggagaccagaactgcacacagtactccaggtccggcctcaccagtaccttgtatgttgcagcatgacctccctgctcttgaactcaatccctctagtaatgaaggccaacgttccgtttgccttcttaataacctgttgtaactgcaagccaactttttgcgactcatgaacaagcactcccaagtccctctgcacttttggagaagaggagttcggtgggcaataccgttctggctgaccggaagtgcactgagagcagtaagcgtaaaggagttgggtgcttactgatctggttaacaacggattgTGCAAtctggggcatattacgatcaaggaacgtgtttgcagactggatattgaactttttactgttggacttcggccacattccaccgtgatacaacacttggtggcacgggaggtcgttcctacctgtggccatcgaacgtgcagctcctcccgtggagggtcagacaccctgagccaatagactggtcctggacttattttccatctggcatagtttgcattttgttgtttaatTGTTGgggggttttgtattgctatatttacgctctattcttggttggtgcggctgtaacgaaaccaaatttccctcgggattaataaagtatatctatctatctatatctatctacaacagcatgctgcaatctttaaataataaactgttcttctattattccttccaaagtggatgacctcgcatttaccatcattgtattctatctgccagaccttggctcactcacttaacctatctgtatccctctgcagactctccacatcccctgtacaatttgcttttccactgagtttagtgtcatcagcaaattttggtaCACTacgctcagtcccctcttccaaaccatcagtgtaaatggtaaacagctgcaggcccagcaccgacccctacggcaccccactcaccactgactgccaaccggagaaacacccatttataccaactctctgccttctattggttaaccaatccactatccatgccaatacacttccttcaactccatgcatccgtatcttatttataagtctcttgtgcggcaccttatcgtacgccttctggaaatccaagtatatgacatccacctgtttccctctatccactgcactcattatgtcctcaaagaactccagtaagtttgtctaACAGGACCTGCTCTTTctaaatccatgctgtgtctgtctaatggaacctcTCCTTTccaaatgttttgctatttcttccttaatgacaactTTAAGCATTTTCCCTACTACAGCTGTTAaggtaactggcctatagttgcccgtcttttacctacatcctttttttaaaaatgacatgacacttgctgtcttccaatccgccaggacctgcccagagtctagaaaGTTTTGGTAAGCGATTACCAACGCCTCTACTATAATCTCCGTCAAtgccctcagcaccctgggatgcatctcatcaggaccaggggacttatctatcttcaggccctctagtttgctcatcactatctctttagtgacagtgattttatcaaggtcctcacctcccatttagaaacatagaaacatagaaaataggtgcaggagtaggccattcagcccttcgagcctgcaccgctatttattatgatcatggctgatcatccaactcagaaccccaccccagccttccctccataccccctgacccccgtagccacaagggccatatctaactccctcttaaatatagccaatgaactggcctcaactgtttcctgtggcagagaattccacagattcaccactctctgtgtgaagaagtttttcctaatctcggtcctaaaaggcttcccctctatcctcaaactgtggccctttgttctggacttccccaacatcgggaacaatcttcctgcatctagcctgtccaatccctttaggattttatacgtttcaatcagatcccccctcaatcttctaaattccaatgagtacaagcccagttcatccagtctttcttcatatgaaagtcctgccatcccaggaatcaatctggtgaaccttctttgtactccctctatggcaaggatgtctttcctcagattaggggaccaaaactgcacacaatactccaggtgtggtctcaccaaggcctcgtacaactgcagtagtacctccctgctcctgtactcgaatcctctcgctataaatgccagcataccattcgcctttttcactgcctgctgtacctgcatgcccactttcaatgactggtgtataatgacacccaggtctcgttgcacctccccttttcctaatcggccaccattcagataataatctgttttcctatttttgccaccaaagtggataacttcacatttatccacattaaattgcatctgccatgaatttgcccactcacccaacctatccaagtcaccctgcatcctcttagcatcctcctcacagctaacactgccacccagcttcgtgtcatccgcaaacttggagatgctgcattcaattccctcatccaagtcattaatatatattgtaaacaactggggtcccagcactgagccttgcggtaccccactagtcaccgcctaccattctgaaaaggtcccgtttatttccactctttgcttcctgtctgctaaccaattctccacccacaccaataccttacccccaataccgtgtgctttaagtttgcacactaatctcctgtgtgggaccttgtcaaaagccttttgaaaatccaaatataccacatccactggttctcccctatccactctactagttacatcctcaaaaaattctatgagatttgtcagacatgattttcctttcacaaatccatgctgactttgtccgatcatttcaccgctttccaaatgtgctgttatcacatccttgataactgactccagcagtttccccaccaccgacgttaggctaaccggtctataattccccggtttctctctccctccttttttaaaaagtggggttacattagccaccctccaatcctcaggaactagtccagaatctaacgagttctgaaaaattatcactaatgcatccactatttcttgggctacttccttaagcactctaggatgcagaccatctggccctggggatttatctgccttcaatcccttcaatttacctaacaccacttccctactaacatgtatttcgctcaattcctccatttcactggaccctctgtcccctactatttctggaagattatttatgtcctccttagtgaagacagaaccaaagtaattattcaattggtctgccatgtccttgctccccataatcaattcacctgtttctgtctgcaggggacctacatttgtctttaccagtcttttcctttttacatatctataaaagcttttacagtccgtttttatgttccctgccagttttctctcataatcttttttccccttcctaattaagccctttgtcctcctctgctgaactctgaatttctcccagtcctcaggtgagccactttctctggctaatttgtatgcttcttctttggaattgatactatccctaatttctcttgtcagccacgggtgcactaccttccttgatttattcttttgccaaactgggatgaacaattgttgcagttcatccatgcaacctttaaatgcttgccattgcatatccaccgtcaatcctttaagtgtcatttgccagtctgtcttagctaattcacgtctcataccttcaaagttacccctctttaagttcagaacctttgtttctgaattaactatgtcactctccatcttaatgaagaattccaccatattatggtcactcttacccaaggggcctctcacgacaagatcgctaattaacccttcctcattgctcaaaacccagtccagaatagcctgctctctagttggttcctcgacatgttggttcaaaaaaccatcccgcatacattccaagaaatcctcttcctcagcacctttaccaatttggttcacccaatctacatgtagattgaagtcacccattataactgctgttcctttgttgcacacatttctaatttcctgtttaataccatctccgacctcactactactgttaggtggcctgtacacaactcccaccagcgttttctgccccttggtgttacgcagctctacccatatcgattccacatcttcccggcttatgtccttcctttctattgcgttaatctcttctttaaccagcaacgccaccccacctccccttccttcatgtctatccctcctgaatattgaatatctctgaacgttgagctcccatccctggtcaccctggagccatgtctctgtgatcccaactatatcataatcattaataacaatctgcactttcaattcatccaccttattacgaatgctccttgcattgacacacaaagccttcaggcgctcttttacaactctcttagcccttatacaatttcatccatgacatcattctttggcatattatacgtgtcctccaccgtgaagaccaacacaaaatagtcattcaatgcctcagccatttccttatcacccaatatcaatttccccttcttgtcttccaagggacctacaattgactttagccaccctcttccactttatatatttataaaaacttttgctatatgtttttatattttgtgctaatttactttcatactctattttccctttctttatttcctgtttagttgttctttgttgctttttaaagttttcccaatcctccagtctcccactacacTTTTCAACTTTGTACAAATGAGCTTTTAacttgatactatcttttatttccttagttatccaaggctggctctccccacacttactgtccttacttttgactggaataaacttttgttgagcactgtgaaatatctctttgaaagtattccactgttcctcaactgtcctacctgttcctcaactgtcctaccaaatagcctgtgctcccaatccacattagccaactcctccctcatcccattgtagtctcccttgttcaagcataatacactagttttagatctaactatttcatcctccatctgtatgtgAAATTCGATCATACTGTgaccactctttccaagaggatccctgactacaagatcattcctcatatgataaccctttcatttctggaattatccttgtgaatctcttcttgACCATTTtgaaagccagcacatcttttctaagacgaggggcccaaaactgttcacaatactcaaggggggggggcctcaccagtgccttataaagcctcaacatcacatccttgttcttgatttctagacctcctgaaatgagtgctaacattagcatttgccttcctcaccaccgactcaacctgcaagttaaccttcagggtagtctgcacaaggactcccaagtccttggGTATCTCAGATTCCTttattttctccccgtttataaaacagtccacacatttatttctactacgaaagtgcatgatcatgcattttccagcattgtatttaatttgccactttcttgcccattatcctaatctgtctacattcttctgcatcctacctgtttcctcaacaccatctgcacctccatttttgaaagcatcttcactttacagatttttttgtaTGTgtcccaagacctttgcacagtactgcatgagGAAAATCtcttattataaacacaagaaattgtgcagatgctggaaacccaaagcatcacacacaaaatgctggatgaactcagcaggtcaggcagcatccatggaaaaataaactggactggtcaaagaacactgaggctgtctacaagaagggtcagagccgtctctatttccgaggagactgaggtcctttaacatctgtcggacgatgctgaggatgttctacgagtctgtggtggccagtgctatcatgtttgctgttgtgtgctggggcagcaggctgagggtagcagacaccaacaggatcaacaactcattcgtaaggccagtgatgttgtggggatggaactggactctctgatggtggtgtctgaaaagaggatgctgtccaagttgcatgccatcttggacaatgtctcccatccactacataatgtactggttgggcacaggagtacattcagccagagactcattccaccgagatgcaacacagaccgtcataggaagtcattcctgcctgtggccatcaaactttacaactcctcccttggagggtcagacaccctgagccaataggctggtcctggacttatttcctggcataatttacatattactatttaactatttatggttttattactatttattatttatggtgcaactgtaccgaaaaccaatttcccccgggatcaataaagtatgactatgactatgactatgactaaaagaacaaacaatcgacgtttcgggcagagaaccttcttcaggactagaaaggatgggggagagaccccagaataaaaagttggcggatggggggggggggagtcttatTATCCACACTAACTATTGCTCTGATTTTACGTATCTCTAATCAGCCGCCCCACGATCCCCTCCACTCTGGGGAAAACACCCCAGCGATTACAAGCTCCTCATATTTCCAAACGGCGGGGCTACTACATGATGCGACAGTCGACCAGGTTGGTACTCCCTCCGTCCACTCAAACGATTGGTCAGAGAGTCAATGGCAATGGGCGCTCTTAGAATTGCGAATCATTTCGCCGCCTGAGCTAACACGCACCAGTTGCAAGTCCAGGGACCGCGATCATTTCTCCGCTGCAGCTTCTGGACGGCAGAACGTGGTAATATTATAAACGGCGAGGGGAGATAGGATGTTTCGCGGACTAGAATGTAAGTATGCAGGGGGCAAGGTGGGAAACTGAAACAGTGACGGGGCTGTGTGAGAGATTGGGTTTTGTTTAATTAACTTGGAGATGTTAGTGGGACCATTGCAATGTGCAGCAACGAACTGGTTTCGATTCGTCACGTTTAAATATTCCTggctctctttttttttcccctgcatCAGAATTCGCGATCTGTTAGAAAACATTTTGTTCAAACATCCTCACACTCGCCCACGGTCTGCTGTCTTCTGTTCGACGGCTTTCCAGTTATCGAAGAGTCCTTTTGGTAAGCTGACGCGAGCAATGCAGGACAGACGCAAGAGGTCAGTGCTCAGTAAAATCAATTGTAACTGGCGACTCTCTGGTTGGAATTGAAATGGGCTTTCTTTCAGCTAGGGGTGGGGCATGTTGATGAGATATAGGGGATGTAAGTGTCAACTGGAAGTCAATACCGTTCAGACGCGTACTGGCTATCAGAGCGGTTCGAGAGAACAAACTGTTGTCCATTGACTTGCGTGCGCTCTTCCCCTCCCTGCAGGACCCTGTCGGTGGGAGAGAAGGGCAGACCCAGGGAACTGTAAAGTGGACCTGAAAATTCTTCGCCAAAGCACCGGGAACTTCCTCGGCCTCCTCCTCTCGAACAGCGGCGCAGGGCGAGACGTGGGTGGTTCCCAACGCTGAGTTTGAGGCTTTTCCGTGAAAGTTTTGTACAAAAGTGAGgtctcttctccccccaccccgtccccCCCGActcccccatcccccatctcccAGATGAAATGGGGCTCCTCTCGGAAAACAAGACCTCGGTTCTCATCCAGAACTGCACGGCTTGCAGTCACCCGGTGAATCCCACCCGAGCAGTGGTGTTGGGCATTGTGCTGGGATCTTTCATTCTCTTCGCCATCCTGGGGAACATACTGGTCGTCCTCTCCGTGGCCTGCCACAGGAACCTGCAGACGGTGACCAACTACTTTATTGTCAACCTCGCCATCGCCGACCTCCTCCTCAGCTGCTCGGTGCTGCCCTTCTCCGCTACCATGGAGATCCTCGGCTACTGGGCATTTGGGCGCGTCTTCTGCAACATGTGGGCGGCCATGGACGTCCTGTGCTCCACCGCGTCCATCATGAGTCTGTGCGTTATTTCAATCGACAGAAATATCGGAGTGAGCTACCCGTTAAGACACCCGAGCATCATGACGGAGAAGAGGGCTTTGTTGACTCTGGTAGCGGTTTGGATGCTGGCTCTGGTTATATCCGTTGGCCCGTTGTTCGGGTGGAAGGAACCTCCACCACAAGACGAGACCATCTGCAAAATCACCGAGGAACCGGGCTACGTCTTGTTCTCCGCCTTTGGGTCTTTCTACGTTCCCCTGACCATCATCCTTGTTATGTACTGCAGGGTGTACATTGTAGCCAAACAAGAAACCAAGGGTCTGTACGCTGGGACCAAGAGAGAGAGGCTGCGGGAGGACCAGGTAACCTTACGCATCCACCGCAGAGACAACCAGGCGGAAAGCTCCCCACGACTGTCCGACCACGGCTCCAAAAGCAAAAGCACTCAACTTAAGACGCACTTTTCGATCTTACTTTTCAAGTTCTCCAGAGAGAAGAAAGCCGCCAAGACCTTAGGAATAGTGGTGGGAGGCTTTATACTCTGCTGGCTCCCGTTCTTCGTGGTTCTACCTGTCGGTAAGGATGTATTTTGTTTAGGGTCACAACTTGTTGGAAGTTCTGGGTAGTTTTACGGAAGTTAGTATACTTGCTAGTTCACCATTATATGCGCCAGTGAAACCGCTCATTTCTTTAATCTGACTTTGAGATGCCAGCCCTGAGTGTCAAATACTCACCTTCTCGTTATCAGATAATATTGCGTCTGTCTGTGGCACTTAAATGAGTTGCGCAGTGCTATAAATTCAGTCCGAAGGTAAGCGTTGATGGCCGGGACCTTACCGGATCCTGCAAGGCAGAAAAGGAATTGGGCGAGTTTTAACTGGCTGTTTGTCATCAGGGGTTTGCGGAGGAAGACGGTAGATTATCCCCGTCGAGACAGAGCACGTATTGTAAGGCAGTAATAATCAGACGCCGTTTAACCACAGTAGTTAATTGAATTAGATCAATTTGATAACTAAAGGGGGACTGCAGTCGAAGAACAGGAACCCAGCATTAAGACCCTCTCATCCTTATAAGAACAGcgccttcccctccactatcagattttcaaacggtccatgaacactacttccctattcctc comes from Mobula hypostoma chromosome 8, sMobHyp1.1, whole genome shotgun sequence and encodes:
- the LOC134351030 gene encoding alpha-1A adrenergic receptor-like produces the protein MGLLSENKTSVLIQNCTACSHPVNPTRAVVLGIVLGSFILFAILGNILVVLSVACHRNLQTVTNYFIVNLAIADLLLSCSVLPFSATMEILGYWAFGRVFCNMWAAMDVLCSTASIMSLCVISIDRNIGVSYPLRHPSIMTEKRALLTLVAVWMLALVISVGPLFGWKEPPPQDETICKITEEPGYVLFSAFGSFYVPLTIILVMYCRVYIVAKQETKGLYAGTKRERLREDQVTLRIHRRDNQAESSPRLSDHGSKSKSTQLKTHFSILLFKFSREKKAAKTLGIVVGGFILCWLPFFVVLPVGSFFPAYKPPEIIFKIAFWLGYFNSCINPIIYPSSNREFKKAFQNILKGQCGHRTRSSLGDVPVSNHGKEGDRDLRRFSLGSQEAFYKVSKSGRVCEWKYFLDHGSGCKCNPNCRHLEGGGGSNICSCCTVSNLSTASMKLHTDSIGDDGDPV